In the Opitutaceae bacterium genome, one interval contains:
- a CDS encoding nitrilase-related carbon-nitrogen hydrolase yields MKIPYMRVACTQTGCFPGDVPANLRQIDRLAGEASAAGAALVVFPELMTTGYASPEVVAPLAERIPGPVSGEITRMATHHRIALAVGLPERSGSGDACFNTLFLVDAEGRALLHYRKVHLWDTEKSWARGGDGFPVHLLGDLHLGANICYDVRFPEGARSLALAGAQLMLLPTAWLGPVDEWELAVRSRAMDNGIYVAASALQGESFLGSSLIVDPHGTVIGRGDPGAEQLVIADIDPAAVARFRRRVPLLRDRQPDCYSS; encoded by the coding sequence GTGAAGATACCATACATGCGCGTCGCCTGCACCCAGACCGGCTGTTTTCCGGGCGATGTTCCCGCCAACCTCCGGCAGATCGACCGGCTCGCGGGAGAGGCATCGGCGGCCGGAGCTGCCTTGGTGGTGTTTCCTGAGCTGATGACCACCGGCTATGCCTCCCCGGAGGTGGTGGCCCCATTGGCCGAGCGGATTCCCGGTCCGGTTTCGGGCGAAATCACGCGGATGGCCACCCACCACCGGATTGCCCTGGCCGTCGGTCTGCCGGAGAGATCCGGGTCCGGTGACGCCTGTTTCAACACGCTATTCCTGGTCGACGCTGAAGGACGAGCTCTCCTGCACTACCGCAAAGTCCACCTATGGGACACCGAAAAGTCATGGGCTCGGGGCGGTGATGGATTTCCCGTTCATCTCCTGGGCGACCTCCACCTCGGCGCCAATATCTGCTACGACGTCCGCTTTCCCGAAGGCGCCCGAAGCCTCGCCCTGGCCGGTGCCCAGCTCATGCTTCTGCCCACCGCATGGCTCGGCCCGGTTGACGAATGGGAACTGGCCGTTCGGTCGCGGGCCATGGACAACGGCATCTATGTGGCCGCTTCCGCCCTTCAGGGTGAATCATTCCTCGGCTCAAGCCTGATCGTCGATCCCCACGGCACCGTCATCGGCCGGGGAGATCCCGGGGCCGAACAATTGGTCATCGCCGATATCGATCCGGCCGCTGTCGCCCGGTTTCGCCGACGCGTTCCCCTGCTCCGCGACCGGCAACCGGATTGCTACTCCTCCTGA
- a CDS encoding gamma carbonic anhydrase family protein, which produces MTSCPGPALHSKLACPPIVAYLPDMTPEERLDTFLGKDPSIDPTAYVAPGATVIGDVRMGPRSSIWPSAVARGDINYIEIGEGSNVQDGTIVHLADDFPVIIGRHVTIGHAAIIHACVIEDECLIGMGATILDGAVIGHHSIIGANALVTQGTHVPPGSMALGAPAKVVKTLSVAQQAGLRKWAEKYVVVSAAHRKKQSENEAC; this is translated from the coding sequence ATGACATCGTGCCCGGGCCCTGCCCTGCATTCCAAACTCGCCTGCCCGCCGATTGTAGCCTATCTTCCGGACATGACACCTGAGGAACGCCTCGACACCTTTCTTGGCAAAGATCCGAGCATCGACCCCACGGCCTATGTCGCACCCGGGGCCACGGTGATCGGAGACGTCCGGATGGGCCCGCGGTCCAGCATCTGGCCGAGTGCGGTCGCCCGCGGCGATATCAACTATATCGAGATCGGCGAAGGTTCCAATGTCCAGGACGGAACCATTGTCCACCTGGCCGATGACTTTCCGGTCATCATCGGCCGGCATGTCACCATCGGCCACGCGGCCATCATTCACGCCTGTGTGATCGAGGACGAATGTCTGATCGGGATGGGAGCCACCATTCTCGACGGCGCGGTCATCGGACATCATTCCATCATCGGCGCCAATGCCCTCGTCACCCAAGGTACGCATGTTCCCCCCGGCTCCATGGCCCTTGGTGCCCCCGCCAAGGTGGTCAAGACCCTCAGTGTCGCCCAACAGGCCGGCCTCCGCAAATGGGCCGAAAAGTATGTCGTCGTTTCGGCGGCCCACCGGAAGAAGCAAAGTGAAAACGAGGCCTGTTGA
- a CDS encoding cation diffusion facilitator family transporter, with translation MEGFQKGVRFSVLSIGVNLVLAVTKIVSGVIGTSYALVADGIESSADIVSSFIVWRGLRISVLPADDKHPYGHGKAESLAGFFVALALLGAVILIAVQSIREIITPHHAPAPFTLLVLLAVVGIKEVMFRLVSRAGQSVDSLALRGDAWHHRSDALTSLAAFVGISIALIGGPGYESADDWAALAACLVIAWNGFNLLRPALDEMMDAAVPESTEREIRRIALEVDDVRSIDKCRGRKSGLGLLMDIHVMVDGGLSVRRGHEIAHQVTDRLRESHLPIHDVVVHVEPAREEDLESRV, from the coding sequence ATGGAAGGCTTTCAAAAAGGTGTCCGCTTCTCGGTCCTCTCGATCGGGGTCAACCTGGTCCTGGCCGTGACCAAGATCGTCTCGGGAGTCATCGGCACATCCTACGCTCTTGTGGCCGACGGGATTGAGTCCTCAGCCGATATCGTCAGCTCATTCATCGTCTGGCGCGGGTTGCGCATCTCGGTCCTGCCGGCGGACGACAAGCACCCCTATGGCCATGGGAAGGCGGAATCGCTGGCCGGATTCTTCGTCGCCCTGGCCCTGCTCGGTGCGGTCATCCTGATTGCGGTGCAAAGTATCCGGGAGATCATTACGCCGCACCATGCCCCGGCGCCTTTCACCCTCTTGGTCCTGCTGGCGGTGGTCGGCATCAAGGAGGTGATGTTCCGCCTGGTCAGCCGGGCCGGTCAGTCGGTTGACAGCCTGGCCCTGCGGGGTGATGCCTGGCATCATCGGTCCGACGCCCTGACCTCACTGGCGGCCTTTGTCGGCATCTCGATTGCCCTGATCGGGGGTCCCGGTTATGAAAGTGCCGATGACTGGGCGGCCCTGGCGGCCTGCCTGGTCATTGCCTGGAACGGGTTCAATCTGCTCCGGCCGGCTCTTGATGAGATGATGGATGCGGCGGTCCCGGAATCGACCGAAAGGGAGATCCGCCGGATCGCCCTCGAGGTCGACGATGTCCGGTCGATCGACAAGTGCCGGGGGCGAAAAAGCGGACTTGGGCTCCTCATGGACATTCATGTCATGGTCGACGGCGGGCTCTCCGTCCGTCGGGGCCACGAGATCGCTCACCAGGTGACCGACCGCCTGCGCGAATCCCATCTCCCCATCCACGATGTCGTCGTCCACGTGGAACCGGCGAGGGAGGAAGATTTGGAATCTCGGGTTTGA
- a CDS encoding transcriptional repressor, translating into MRRRRTRQMEVIESVLRGAGRPLAIPELHAAAVVELPRLGIATVYRAVRELAAAGSIVSVTYAGQPSRFEWAVSRHHSHFICHDCARVFDIDAPAEVPLPDKRPAGFLFQGDEVIYYGLCRECRKHQG; encoded by the coding sequence ATGCGTCGACGAAGGACCAGGCAGATGGAAGTGATTGAGTCGGTCCTTCGGGGCGCCGGCCGGCCCCTGGCCATCCCCGAACTCCATGCCGCCGCCGTGGTCGAACTGCCGCGCCTGGGGATTGCCACGGTCTACCGTGCAGTCCGTGAACTGGCCGCCGCCGGGAGTATCGTGAGTGTCACCTACGCGGGACAGCCCTCACGGTTCGAATGGGCGGTATCCCGCCATCATTCCCACTTCATCTGTCATGACTGTGCCCGGGTTTTTGACATCGATGCGCCGGCCGAGGTCCCCCTTCCGGATAAGCGTCCCGCCGGCTTTCTCTTTCAGGGTGACGAGGTCATCTATTACGGGCTCTGCCGCGAGTGCCGGAAGCACCAAGGATAA
- a CDS encoding KamA family radical SAM protein, giving the protein MSLPNDMDYQENRGEWFDGQGLWEHVPKETWNDWGWQLKNRLTRVEQLEAVMTLTPEEREGCLFANRKLALAITPYFFNLIDREDPDCPVRRQVIPRVNEMTTAPEELLDPVGEDGHSPVPGIVHRYPDRVLFLVTDRCAAYCRYCTRSRLVSNAQDYNFHPEYEQGLRYIESHPEVRDVLLSGGDPLLLADRKLDHLLGRLRAIPHVEFIRIGSRIPVFLPQRITPELCEIFRKHGPVWMSIHVNHPKECTRALMEACERLSFAGVPLGNQSVLLKGINDSLSTMKALVHRLLRMRVRPYYIYQCDLITGSAHLRADVRKGLEIIRGLRGHTTGYAVPQFVIDAPGGGGKVPINPDYVESISDEEIVFRNYEGHLYRYPVTAGVAVPELRE; this is encoded by the coding sequence GTGTCTTTACCAAACGACATGGATTATCAGGAGAACCGCGGTGAATGGTTTGACGGGCAGGGCCTTTGGGAGCACGTGCCGAAGGAAACCTGGAATGATTGGGGATGGCAGCTGAAGAATCGGCTGACCCGGGTCGAACAGCTCGAGGCCGTCATGACGCTGACTCCGGAAGAGAGGGAAGGTTGCCTCTTTGCCAACCGAAAGCTGGCCCTCGCGATCACTCCTTATTTCTTCAATCTGATCGACCGCGAGGACCCGGACTGTCCGGTCCGGCGTCAGGTCATCCCACGGGTCAACGAGATGACCACCGCGCCGGAGGAACTGCTCGATCCGGTCGGGGAGGATGGCCACTCACCGGTCCCGGGGATTGTCCACCGCTATCCGGACCGGGTGCTTTTTCTGGTGACCGACCGATGCGCCGCCTACTGCCGCTACTGCACCCGGAGCCGGCTGGTCAGCAACGCGCAGGACTACAATTTCCATCCGGAATACGAGCAGGGCCTGCGCTATATCGAGAGCCATCCCGAGGTCCGCGACGTTCTTCTGAGCGGAGGAGACCCCTTGCTGCTGGCCGATCGGAAGCTGGACCACCTGCTCGGACGCCTCCGGGCCATTCCGCATGTCGAGTTCATCCGGATCGGCTCGCGCATTCCGGTCTTTCTTCCGCAGCGCATCACGCCGGAGCTTTGCGAGATCTTCCGCAAACACGGTCCGGTCTGGATGAGCATCCACGTCAACCATCCGAAGGAATGCACCCGTGCCCTGATGGAAGCCTGCGAGCGCCTCTCCTTCGCGGGGGTGCCCCTCGGAAACCAGTCGGTGCTGCTCAAAGGGATCAATGACAGTCTGTCGACGATGAAGGCACTCGTTCATCGCCTGTTGCGCATGCGGGTTCGTCCCTACTATATCTACCAGTGCGACCTCATTACGGGAAGTGCCCACCTTCGGGCCGATGTCCGAAAGGGTCTCGAGATCATCCGCGGCCTGCGTGGGCACACCACCGGCTACGCGGTGCCGCAATTCGTCATCGATGCTCCTGGCGGGGGCGGCAAAGTGCCGATCAATCCCGATTACGTGGAATCGATCAGTGATGAGGAGATCGTCTTCCGCAACTATGAGGGCCACCTTTACCGCTACCCGGTGACAGCCGGAGTGGCGGTTCCGGAGTTGCGGGAGTAG
- the carA gene encoding glutamine-hydrolyzing carbamoyl-phosphate synthase small subunit gives MNQSNSGVLALEDGSIFRGPAWGGCATVTGEAVFNTSMTGYQEILTDPSYYGQIVTMTAPQIGNYGVNDADEESSGPKVFGFVVRELSPTMSNWRGRSSLGDYLERNGIPGIERVDTRTITKKLRVSGAMKACLSTEGIGDEEAIRRAREWEGLVGSDYVKEVTAQEAYTWDAGEPGNVPYEPVGTSLYPEIKVSRRFRVAAFDLGAKYSIFRKLVRHGFDVTVLPANTPAEAVFEMKPDCLFLSNGPGDPAALDYVHGTVKRLMRDLPTFGICLGHQMITHALGAATFKLKFGHRGGNQPVKNLETGRVSITSQNHGFATDPAGVEAGGGVVTEINLNDGTVEGLRHRELPVFSVQYHPEAAPGPNDADPLFTDFYNLVESRADGKI, from the coding sequence ATGAACCAATCCAACTCCGGTGTTCTTGCTCTCGAAGACGGCAGCATTTTCCGTGGTCCCGCCTGGGGCGGTTGCGCCACCGTGACGGGAGAGGCGGTCTTCAATACCAGCATGACCGGTTATCAGGAAATCCTGACGGACCCCTCCTACTACGGCCAGATTGTGACCATGACCGCCCCCCAGATCGGCAATTACGGGGTCAATGATGCGGACGAGGAGTCTTCCGGACCCAAGGTCTTCGGCTTTGTCGTCCGCGAACTCAGTCCGACCATGAGCAACTGGCGGGGCCGCAGTTCCCTTGGCGACTACCTTGAGCGCAACGGGATTCCCGGCATCGAGAGAGTCGACACCCGGACGATCACCAAGAAACTCCGGGTCTCCGGTGCCATGAAAGCCTGTCTGAGCACCGAGGGCATCGGAGATGAAGAAGCCATCCGCAGAGCCCGCGAATGGGAGGGATTGGTCGGGAGCGATTACGTGAAGGAAGTGACCGCCCAGGAAGCCTATACCTGGGACGCCGGCGAACCCGGCAATGTGCCCTACGAGCCGGTCGGCACCTCGCTTTACCCGGAAATCAAGGTAAGCCGACGGTTCCGGGTCGCCGCTTTCGACCTGGGTGCCAAATACTCCATTTTCCGGAAATTGGTGCGGCACGGGTTCGACGTGACGGTTCTCCCGGCCAACACCCCGGCCGAAGCGGTGTTCGAAATGAAGCCCGACTGCCTCTTCCTCTCCAATGGACCCGGAGACCCTGCCGCCCTTGATTATGTCCACGGAACGGTCAAACGACTGATGCGTGACCTGCCGACTTTCGGGATCTGTCTCGGCCACCAGATGATCACCCACGCACTCGGCGCGGCCACCTTCAAGCTCAAGTTCGGGCATCGGGGTGGCAATCAGCCGGTCAAGAATCTCGAGACTGGACGGGTCTCCATCACCAGCCAGAATCATGGCTTCGCCACCGATCCGGCCGGCGTCGAGGCCGGAGGCGGAGTCGTCACTGAGATCAACCTCAATGACGGCACCGTTGAAGGGCTCCGCCATCGGGAGTTGCCGGTCTTTTCCGTCCAATACCACCCGGAGGCCGCCCCGGGGCCGAACGATGCCGACCCGCTCTTCACCGATTTCTACAACCTGGTGGAATCACGGGCGGACGGAAAAATCTGA
- a CDS encoding HPr family phosphocarrier protein, with protein sequence METSETNPPSNAAEKTLTVQNKMGIHARPAAMIVRITNRFKSEVYFEKDEEQVNGKSIMGLMMLAAGRGSKIRVTATGEDAGDLLKDLEELFERKFDEG encoded by the coding sequence ATGGAAACCAGTGAGACCAACCCGCCATCCAACGCGGCGGAAAAGACCCTCACCGTCCAGAACAAGATGGGCATCCACGCCCGTCCCGCCGCCATGATTGTCCGGATCACCAACCGGTTCAAATCGGAGGTCTATTTCGAAAAGGACGAGGAGCAGGTCAATGGGAAGAGCATCATGGGCCTGATGATGCTGGCCGCCGGCCGCGGCTCCAAGATCAGGGTGACCGCCACGGGCGAAGACGCCGGAGACCTGCTCAAGGACCTCGAGGAGCTCTTCGAACGCAAATTCGACGAAGGCTGA